In Fusobacterium periodonticum ATCC 33693, the following are encoded in one genomic region:
- the rplD gene encoding 50S ribosomal protein L4, with amino-acid sequence MAVLNVYNLAGDQTGTLEVNDAVFGIEPNKVVLHEVLTAELAAARQGTASTKTRAMVRGGGRKPFKQKGTGRARQGSIRAPHMVGGGVTFGPHPRSYEKKVNKKVRNLALRSALSAKVAAGNVLVLDYEGIDTPKTKVIVNLVNKVDAKQKQLFVVGDLIKDYNLYLSARNLENAVILQPNEIGVYWLLKQEKVILTKEALAVVEEVLG; translated from the coding sequence ATGGCAGTTTTAAACGTATATAACTTAGCAGGAGATCAAACTGGTACTCTTGAAGTTAATGATGCAGTGTTTGGGATTGAGCCAAATAAAGTAGTTCTTCATGAAGTACTTACTGCTGAATTAGCAGCTGCTAGACAAGGTACAGCTTCTACTAAGACTAGAGCAATGGTTAGAGGTGGAGGAAGAAAACCTTTCAAACAAAAAGGTACTGGTAGAGCAAGACAAGGTTCAATAAGAGCACCTCATATGGTAGGTGGAGGAGTTACATTTGGTCCTCATCCAAGATCATATGAAAAGAAAGTTAATAAAAAAGTTAGAAATCTAGCATTAAGATCAGCATTATCTGCAAAAGTAGCAGCAGGAAATGTATTAGTGTTAGACTATGAAGGAATAGACACACCTAAAACAAAAGTGATAGTAAATTTAGTAAATAAAGTTGATGCAAAACAAAAACAATTATTTGTAGTAGGAGATTTAATAAAAGATTACAATTTATACTTGTCAGCAAGAAACTTAGAAAATGCAGTAATTTTACAACCAAATGAAATTGGTGTTTACTGGCTTCTAAAACAAGAAAAAGTAATTCTTACTAAAGAAGCATTAGCTGTTGTAGAGGAGGTACTAGGATAA
- the rpsJ gene encoding 30S ribosomal protein S10, whose protein sequence is MASNKLRIYLKAYDYTLLDESAKRIAEAAKKSGATVAGPMPLPTKIRKYTVLRSVHVNKDSREQFEMRVHRRMIELVNSTDKAISSLTSVHLPAGVGIEIKQV, encoded by the coding sequence ATGGCTTCTAACAAATTAAGAATCTATTTAAAAGCATACGATTATACTTTACTTGATGAATCAGCAAAAAGAATAGCTGAGGCTGCAAAGAAAAGTGGAGCAACTGTAGCAGGGCCTATGCCTTTACCTACAAAAATCAGAAAGTATACAGTTTTAAGATCAGTGCATGTTAATAAAGATTCAAGAGAGCAATTCGAAATGAGAGTGCACAGAAGAATGATAGAATTAGTAAATTCTACAGATAAGGCTATTAGTTCGTTAACATCAGTTCACTTACCAGCTGGTGTAGGAATAGAAATTAAACAAGTTTAA
- the rpmC gene encoding 50S ribosomal protein L29 — MRAKEIREMTSEDLVVKCKELKEELFNLKFQLSLGQLTNTAKIREVRREIARINTILNER, encoded by the coding sequence ATGAGAGCTAAAGAAATAAGAGAAATGACTAGTGAAGACCTAGTTGTTAAGTGTAAAGAGCTAAAAGAAGAATTATTCAACTTGAAGTTCCAACTTTCATTAGGTCAACTAACTAATACAGCTAAAATAAGAGAAGTTAGAAGAGAAATTGCAAGAATCAACACTATCTTAAATGAAAGATAA
- the rplP gene encoding 50S ribosomal protein L16, which produces MLMPKRTKHRKMFRGRMKGAAHKGNFVAFGDYGLQALEPSWITNRQIESCRVAINRTFKREGKTYIRIFPDKPITARPAGVRMGKGKGNVEGWVSVVRPGRILFEVSGVTEEKATAALRKAAMKLPIRCKVVKREEKENGGEN; this is translated from the coding sequence ATGTTGATGCCAAAGAGAACAAAACACAGAAAAATGTTCAGAGGTAGAATGAAAGGTGCAGCTCATAAAGGTAACTTCGTTGCTTTTGGTGACTACGGATTACAAGCACTTGAACCATCTTGGATAACAAACAGACAAATAGAATCTTGTCGGGTTGCTATCAACAGAACATTTAAAAGAGAAGGGAAAACATATATAAGAATATTCCCTGACAAACCAATCACAGCAAGACCTGCTGGAGTGAGAATGGGTAAAGGTAAAGGAAACGTTGAAGGTTGGGTATCAGTAGTAAGACCTGGAAGAATCTTATTTGAAGTTTCAGGAGTAACTGAAGAAAAGGCAACAGCAGCTTTAAGAAAAGCAGCTATGAAATTACCAATCAGATGTAAAGTTGTTAAGAGAGAAGAAAAAGAAAATGGTGGTGAAAACTAA
- the rpsC gene encoding 30S ribosomal protein S3, which translates to MGQKVDPRGLRLGITRAWDSNWYADKKEYVKYFHEDVQIKEFIKKNYFHTGISKVRIERTSPSQVVVHIHTGKAGLIIGRKGAEIDALRAKLEKLTAKKVTVKVQEIKDLNGDAVLVAESIAAQIEKRIAYKKAMTQAISRSMKSPEVKGIKVMISGRLNGAEIARSEWAVEGKVPLHTLRADIDYAVATAHTTYGALGIKVWIFHGEVLPSKKEGGEA; encoded by the coding sequence GTGGGACAAAAAGTAGACCCTAGAGGACTAAGACTTGGAATTACAAGAGCTTGGGATTCTAATTGGTATGCAGATAAAAAAGAGTATGTAAAATACTTCCATGAAGATGTGCAAATAAAAGAATTTATAAAGAAAAACTACTTCCATACAGGGATTTCTAAGGTAAGAATCGAAAGAACATCTCCTTCACAAGTAGTTGTACATATACATACTGGAAAAGCAGGATTAATAATTGGAAGAAAAGGTGCTGAAATAGATGCACTTAGAGCAAAACTTGAAAAATTAACAGCTAAAAAAGTAACTGTTAAAGTACAAGAAATAAAAGACTTAAATGGAGATGCTGTATTAGTTGCAGAATCAATAGCTGCTCAAATTGAAAAGAGAATTGCTTACAAAAAAGCTATGACTCAAGCTATTTCAAGATCAATGAAATCTCCAGAAGTTAAAGGAATAAAAGTAATGATTTCAGGAAGATTAAATGGTGCTGAAATTGCTAGATCTGAATGGGCAGTTGAAGGAAAAGTTCCTTTACATACATTAAGAGCAGATATAGATTATGCAGTAGCAACAGCTCATACAACTTATGGAGCATTAGGAATAAAAGTATGGATATTCCATGGTGAAGTTCTTCCTAGTAAGAAAGAAGGAGGGGAAGCTTAA
- the rplV gene encoding 50S ribosomal protein L22, with protein sequence MEAKAITRFVRLSPRKARLVADLVRGKSALDAIDILEFTNKKAARIIKKTLMSAVANATNNFKMDEEKLVVSTIMINQGPVLKRVMPRAMGRADIIRKPTAHITVAVSEK encoded by the coding sequence GTGGAAGCTAAAGCAATAACTAGATTCGTAAGACTATCTCCTAGAAAAGCTAGATTAGTAGCTGACTTAGTGAGAGGTAAATCAGCACTAGATGCAATAGATATTCTAGAATTTACAAATAAAAAAGCTGCTAGAATTATAAAGAAAACTTTGATGTCAGCAGTAGCAAATGCAACAAATAACTTCAAAATGGATGAAGAAAAATTAGTAGTGTCAACTATAATGATAAATCAAGGACCAGTTTTAAAAAGAGTTATGCCAAGAGCAATGGGAAGAGCTGATATAATCAGAAAACCAACAGCTCATATAACAGTGGCAGTATCTGAAAAATAA
- the rplW gene encoding 50S ribosomal protein L23, whose amino-acid sequence MNVYDIIKKPVVTEKTELLRKEYNKYTFEVHPKANKIEIKKAIETIFNVKVEDVATINKKPITKRHGMRLYKTQAKKKAIVKLAKENTITYFKEV is encoded by the coding sequence ATGAATGTTTATGATATAATCAAAAAGCCTGTTGTTACAGAAAAAACAGAACTTTTAAGAAAAGAATACAATAAGTATACTTTTGAAGTACATCCAAAAGCTAATAAAATAGAAATAAAAAAAGCTATAGAAACTATATTCAATGTTAAAGTTGAAGATGTAGCTACAATAAACAAAAAACCAATTACTAAAAGACATGGTATGAGACTTTATAAGACTCAAGCTAAGAAAAAAGCAATTGTTAAATTAGCTAAAGAAAACACAATAACTTACTTCAAAGAAGTATAA
- the rpsS gene encoding 30S ribosomal protein S19 — MARSLKKGPFCDHHLMAKVEEAVASNNNKAVIKTWSRRSTIFPNFIGLTFGVYNGKKHIPVHVTEQMVGHKLGEFAPTRTYHGHGVDKKKK, encoded by the coding sequence ATGGCAAGATCATTAAAAAAAGGACCTTTTTGTGACCATCATTTAATGGCTAAAGTTGAAGAAGCAGTTGCTTCTAACAACAACAAAGCTGTTATCAAAACTTGGTCAAGAAGATCTACAATATTCCCAAATTTTATTGGATTAACTTTTGGAGTATATAACGGAAAAAAACATATACCAGTTCACGTAACTGAACAAATGGTAGGACATAAATTAGGAGAATTTGCACCAACTAGAACATATCATGGACACGGTGTAGATAAGAAGAAAAAATAA
- the rplC gene encoding 50S ribosomal protein L3 gives MSGILGKKIGMTQIFEDGKFVPVTVVEAGPNFVLQKKTEEKDGYVALQLGFDEKKEKNTTKPLMGIFNKAGVKPQRFVRELAVETVEGYELGQEIKVDVLAEVGYVDITGTSKGKGTSGVMKRHGFGGNRASHGVSRNHRLGGSIGMSSWPGKVLKGKRMAGQHGNATVTVQNLKVVKVDVEHNLLLIKGAVPGAKNSYLVIKPAVKKVIG, from the coding sequence ATGTCTGGAATTTTAGGAAAGAAAATTGGAATGACTCAAATTTTTGAAGATGGAAAATTCGTTCCAGTAACAGTTGTAGAAGCTGGTCCTAACTTTGTTCTTCAAAAGAAAACTGAAGAAAAAGATGGATATGTAGCACTACAATTAGGATTTGATGAAAAGAAAGAAAAAAACACTACAAAACCTTTAATGGGAATATTCAACAAAGCTGGGGTTAAACCTCAAAGATTCGTTAGAGAATTAGCTGTTGAAACAGTTGAAGGATATGAATTAGGACAAGAAATCAAAGTTGATGTTCTAGCAGAAGTTGGATATGTAGATATCACAGGAACTTCAAAAGGTAAAGGAACATCTGGTGTTATGAAAAGACACGGATTTGGTGGAAATAGAGCTTCACACGGGGTTTCAAGAAACCACAGACTTGGTGGATCAATAGGGATGTCAAGTTGGCCTGGTAAAGTTCTAAAAGGTAAAAGAATGGCAGGACAACACGGAAATGCAACAGTAACAGTTCAAAACTTAAAAGTAGTTAAAGTTGATGTTGAACACAACTTACTTTTAATAAAAGGAGCAGTTCCTGGAGCTAAAAACAGTTATTTAGTAATTAAACCAGCTGTGAAGAAAGTAATAGGATAG
- the rplB gene encoding 50S ribosomal protein L2 → MAIRKMKPITNGTRHMSRIVNDELDKVRPEKSLTVPLKSAYGRDNYGHRTCRDRQKGHKRLYRIIDFKRNKLDVPARVATIEYDPNRSANIALLFYFDGEKRYILAPKGLKKGDIVSAGSKADIKPGNALKLKDMPVGVQIHNVELQKGKGGQLVRSAGTAARLVAKEGTYCHVELPSGELRLIHGECMATVGEVGNSEHNLVNIGKAGRARHMGKRPHVRGAVMNPVDHPHGGGEGKNSVGRKSPLTPWGKPALGIKTRGRKTSDKFIVRRRNEK, encoded by the coding sequence ATGGCTATTAGAAAAATGAAACCAATTACTAATGGTACTAGACATATGTCTAGAATAGTAAATGATGAATTAGATAAAGTAAGACCTGAAAAATCTTTAACTGTACCTCTAAAATCAGCGTATGGTAGAGATAATTATGGTCACAGAACTTGTAGAGACAGACAAAAAGGACACAAAAGATTATACAGAATTATAGATTTCAAAAGAAATAAATTAGATGTTCCTGCAAGAGTTGCAACTATAGAATATGATCCTAACAGATCAGCAAACATTGCTTTATTATTCTATTTTGATGGAGAAAAAAGATATATATTAGCACCTAAAGGGCTAAAAAAAGGAGATATAGTTTCTGCAGGAAGCAAAGCTGATATCAAACCTGGAAATGCACTTAAATTAAAAGATATGCCAGTTGGGGTTCAAATTCACAACGTAGAACTTCAAAAAGGTAAAGGTGGACAATTAGTAAGATCTGCTGGAACTGCTGCAAGACTTGTAGCTAAAGAAGGAACTTACTGCCACGTTGAATTACCTTCAGGAGAATTAAGACTAATACATGGTGAATGTATGGCAACTGTTGGAGAAGTTGGAAACTCTGAACATAACTTAGTAAATATAGGTAAAGCTGGAAGAGCTAGACATATGGGAAAAAGACCTCATGTAAGAGGAGCTGTAATGAACCCAGTAGATCACCCACATGGTGGAGGAGAAGGAAAGAACTCAGTTGGAAGAAAATCACCTTTAACACCTTGGGGAAAACCAGCACTTGGTATTAAAACAAGAGGAAGAAAGACTTCTGACAAATTTATCGTAAGAAGAAGAAACGAAAAATAA
- a CDS encoding aspartate:alanine exchanger family transporter — protein MHFDVIGFIFNSLVLLFFTMTLGNLFGDIKFKKFNFGITGTLFIGLFVGYFLTKYAVTIPEDSKFFTKAQSVLKGNIIDNSIMNLSLLIFIVGTGLLAAKDMKYAITKFGKQFVILAIFIPFVGAVASYGFSKALKNMSPYQITGTYTGALTSSAGLAAATESSEAESKHSAANFENLDEGTKVKILAIINNAKERDAKLKNEAIPEKMTVENTMTLSAEDTEIYVTEAKAGVGVGHSIGYPFGVLFLILGINFIPKIFRFDVEKEKEKYFAQKKIDLSNVKDTEKNTIPEVKMDFVGFSIAAFLGYFLGSIKIAMGPLGTFSLGSIGGAIIVALILGSIGKIGPINFRMDSVVLGKMRTYFLSIFLAGTGLNYGFRVVEAVTGDGIMIAVVSALVAILSVLFGFLLGHYVFHVNWTLLSGAITGGMTSAPGLGAAIDALDSDEPAISYGATQPLATLCMVIFSIIIHKLPI, from the coding sequence ATGCATTTTGATGTAATTGGTTTTATTTTTAACTCATTGGTTTTATTATTTTTCACAATGACTTTAGGAAACCTGTTTGGAGATATAAAGTTTAAGAAATTTAATTTTGGGATTACAGGAACTTTATTTATAGGATTATTTGTTGGGTATTTTTTAACAAAGTATGCAGTAACAATTCCAGAAGATAGTAAGTTTTTTACAAAAGCTCAAAGTGTGCTAAAGGGAAATATTATAGATAACTCTATAATGAATTTGTCACTTCTTATTTTCATAGTTGGAACAGGACTTTTAGCAGCCAAAGATATGAAATATGCGATTACTAAATTTGGAAAACAATTTGTAATCTTAGCTATATTTATTCCATTTGTTGGGGCAGTAGCATCTTATGGTTTTTCAAAGGCACTAAAGAACATGAGCCCATACCAAATAACAGGAACTTATACAGGGGCTTTAACGAGTTCAGCAGGACTTGCAGCAGCAACTGAATCTTCAGAAGCAGAGTCAAAACATTCAGCAGCTAATTTTGAAAATCTAGATGAAGGAACAAAGGTAAAGATTTTAGCTATAATTAATAATGCAAAAGAAAGAGATGCAAAATTAAAAAATGAAGCAATTCCAGAAAAAATGACAGTTGAAAATACAATGACTTTATCAGCAGAAGATACTGAAATATATGTAACTGAAGCAAAAGCTGGAGTTGGAGTAGGACACTCAATAGGATATCCATTTGGAGTATTGTTCTTAATTTTAGGAATTAACTTTATTCCAAAAATATTTAGATTTGATGTTGAAAAAGAAAAAGAAAAATATTTTGCTCAAAAGAAAATAGATTTAAGCAATGTCAAAGACACAGAAAAAAATACTATTCCAGAAGTTAAAATGGACTTCGTAGGTTTCTCAATAGCAGCATTCTTAGGATATTTCTTAGGAAGTATTAAAATTGCAATGGGACCTCTAGGAACATTCTCATTAGGAAGTATTGGTGGAGCAATAATAGTTGCATTGATTTTAGGTTCTATTGGGAAAATTGGACCTATCAATTTCCGTATGGACTCTGTTGTTCTAGGAAAAATGAGAACATATTTCCTATCAATTTTCTTAGCAGGAACAGGATTAAACTATGGTTTCCGTGTTGTTGAAGCTGTTACTGGAGATGGAATTATGATAGCAGTTGTTTCAGCACTTGTGGCAATTTTATCTGTTCTATTTGGATTCTTATTGGGACACTATGTTTTCCATGTAAACTGGACTCTATTATCAGGAGCCATAACAGGTGGAATGACATCAGCACCAGGTTTAGGGGCTGCTATAGATGCACTAGATTCTGATGAACCAGCAATATCTTATGGAGCTACACAACCACTTGCAACTCTATGTATGGTTATTTTCTCTATAATTATTCACAAATTACCTATCTAA